A single window of Periophthalmus magnuspinnatus isolate fPerMag1 chromosome 9, fPerMag1.2.pri, whole genome shotgun sequence DNA harbors:
- the ostf1 gene encoding osteoclast-stimulating factor 1 codes for MSKPPPKPAKPGQVKAYRALYTFDPRSSAELYFEEGDILYISDTSDSNWWKGTCRGRTGFIPSNYVAENAESIDNPMHEAAKRGNLSWLRECLENKVGINGLDKAGNTALYWGCHGGHKDVVEVLLNQPNVELNQQNKLGDTALHAAAWKGYADLVEMLLNKNARTDIKNNENKLALEMATNAQCASLLKRKQGGNVTRTHSNAEEYLDDEDSD; via the exons GCCAAGTGAAAGCGTACAGAGCCTTATACACATTTGACCCCAGATCG tctgCTGAACTGTATTTCGAAGAGGGAGACATCTTGTACATTTCTGACACA AGCGACAGCAACTGGTGGAAAGGAACATGCAGAGGGAGAACTGGCTTCATACCAAGCAACTACG TGGCTGAGAATGCAGAATCCATCGACAACCCAATGCATGAGGCTGCCAAGAGAG GAAATCTGAGCTGGCTACGGGAATGCCTAGAGAACAAAGTGGGAATCAATGGTCTAGACAAAGCTGGAAACACTGCCCTCTACTGGGGATGCCATGGAGGACACAAAG atGTGGTGGAGGTGTTACTAAACCAGCCGAATGTGGAACTGAACCAACAG AATAAACTGGGAGACACTGCTCTGCACGCGGCGGCATGGAAGGGATACGCTGACCTGGTGGAGATGTTGTTGAATAAGA ATGCAAGGACAGACATcaagaacaatgagaacaagtTGGCTTTGGAGATGGCCACCAATGCTCAGTGTGCGTCACTTCTGAAGAGGAAGCAGGGAGGCA ATGTCACTCGGACACATAGTAACGCTGAGGAGTATCTGGATGACGAGGACTCGGACTAA